The Brassica napus cultivar Da-Ae chromosome C1, Da-Ae, whole genome shotgun sequence DNA segment ggtgtttgatgaaatgcttgAGACAACTCTCTTAGGTTTTTAgtatactttaccaaagacatttgttgttaaagatgctaagatagctaatagacttgttagtaatgattgctttcatattattcaaccaaagacatttgatgtttgagatatgttagcaaatgagcattcatctagacatagagcttgcttagaattgtgtctaggcttaaggttgatagtttgattgatcgtttgccatccttagttcgatacttgatcacccaaggtctaatccctatgcccatgagttctcttttcctttagtcaagaaagtatcattctgttattgctttctagttttagtcatagcttaaaactcatctaaatcattggttgcacttagattaagtgagtacttgcattctcagtgctttgatatccctcagaactggttcgacaatcactatactacaacatttgtcttaggagccttgaaaactcctaacatcatctcttaacttttaactaaaaaaactaagaatcggttcttaaaattcttatttaagagccggttcttagcttttttagttaaaagttaagagacgggtttttatattccgctaagaactccacCTTAAGAACCcccgataatcatgctcttagagcatcattatcgcaCAAACCCTTAATggatttcttatttatttatttttttcgtttttgtctgattaaaaaaaaataaaaaagaatcgatcgtgggccgccacgtgtcagtgggtcCCGCGAACAGTTGAAAAAACCCACCGAAAACGTCTCTTATTTGGTGACTTGGGCATacggtttttgttattttgtgtcCCTCTTGTACTTTTTGCTTAAGAGACCTTTTTTTTACggggataaagatgctctaagatgattttattttttaccaaCATAATTGATAACCTACCCTTTTCTTGTCTTAAAATTGTTCTTTTtgttcacatatatatatatatatatatatattcattcacTCTTGTTTTTCAGGCTCCACTCTGAGAAAGCATCCCTTGCATGAGAAAGGCCAAAGATCACCAGAAAGGTTGGATACTCTGTCATGTATCTTTTTTCTGATCCTTATCTTTGTGTTGGATATGTATTTACTATTTAGCTGTCTTGTTCTTTTTTGTGTTGGATATGCCGTCGCAGTGAAAGACTTGATATCCAGAAAATAGGGTGGGGCACATGCCACACCCTCTAATACACTAACACTGGGACTGCCCCTGGTtttgatcttcttttttttttcatatttcccGTGAGAACAATGACAAGACAGATTTGTTGGCTAAAGAGACCACTTATGGGAATAGTGCTTATGAGaaacttttaaaacatatatgggATTTCCCTAATGTATTTGATACATATTCCAGATTAGAACTCGCCtttgatgttttataatttacaacCAAATTTTATAATACGACTGTTAAATATTATTGACTCTAATTTACCGAAATTGTTCgctcaaaacaaataaataaaataatagtgattttataaaatcgatactgaattaatttatattgataaaaaaaaatataaaccatataGGAAAAGGAATGAGGAAAAAAGTCGTATATATTAATCTTGTAAGAGTGAGCAAACGAAAACCCTAAATAACAATTCAAGCCACCATCTTAAGACTCACGATGATGAGAAAAAACACATTAAAGATGTCGGACCTTCCATGTGATTTGATAGAGGAGATACTTTGTCGCGTTCCGGCTACATCTCTGAGGCATTTACGATCTACTTGCAAACAATGGAACTTATTGTTCAACAACCGGAGATTCACAAGAAAGCACTTCGATAAATCCCCAAAGCAGCTTATGACTCTCATGTTGAACGAGTCTATGGTTTGTTCGACGAGAGTTAATCTCAATGGAGTTCCAGAGGTCACAAGCGAACTTAGCCTAGTTGACCCTCTTTATAGTAGTTTAATAGATCATGAGTTCGATATTTATGAAGTCTTTCACTGCGACGGCTTATTATTATGCATCAACGAAGACAACACTAGACTCGTGGTCTGGAACCCGTGTACTAGTCAAGCTAGGTGGATCCAACCCAAAACACGTGTCAGCAGCCATGCTCTTGGATCCTACCATGGTAATAGCTATAAAGTATTGAGCTACCACCCTGACTTCGCAATCTTTGAGAATAACTCTAATTCATGGAGGAGTCTTGATATCACCCCCGACTGCACCATAGAAGATTCTGAACAGTTCATGTCTTTGAAAGGAAAAACGTACTGGTTTGCTTGTGATAAAAAAGATGAGCGTCCCATCAGCATATTCTTACTCAGTTTTGATTATACAAGTGAAACGTTTGAACGTCTACGTCTTCCGTGCCAGAGTTTTCTCTATGAAACTATGTCTATGTCCGTTGTTAGAGAAGAGAAGCTTTCTGTGTTGTTACAGCGAGATTATACGTCAAGGACAGAGATATGGGTGACAAATAAGATTGGTGAGACCAAAGAAGTCTCGTGGAGCATGTTCCTAGCACTGGATTACTCGCCAGCTGGACTTCATCTTCGGGATACCGTAAGTTTTTTGGTCGAAGAGGAGAAGAAAGTCATCGTGTGTTGTGATAGATACTTGGAAGATGAATTCCACGGCAAAAAGTTGATTCACATTGTTGGAGAGCAAAATCTAGTCAGAGAATTTGATTTTGGAGAAGCCAAACAGTGCCCGATTTTGTTTAATTATGTTCCAAGTTTGACACAAATCCACCAAGGTGTAGGTGTGGgagggaaaagaaaaagagatacAATTAACGGACAATATGCTGGAAGATGGTCCAAGCTTTTTTACAGAGTTTAgtggttttgtttttgatggGCACAAGTTCTGTTGattttagtttagtggtatttTTTTATACTACGAAATGTTTCAAGTGAGTTATACATACTTGTTGCTATTGCATTacttttcatcatttttttgtatCGTTATATGATCAGGATTCAGGAAAGATCTCTCAGGTTCCAGATCTTTCTTTGACATAATTTACATGCAGGTTTGCATGCTTCTTTAGCGTAATAAATTCAAAGATATAGAACACGACTGACCTAACTGAATTATGTACAAGAATTAGTGAgacccaaaataaaaaaaagacacaaAGAACTTTTACAAATAAGTTTGTGGGGTTTCTCTCATAACAGAAAAGTCTACCAAGTGGCAAAAAATAATGTGTGCAAGAATCCAATTAAGAATAACAACAAGTCTGAAAAGAATGATTCTGTCATGAAACTCCGTAAACAACATGAACCGTCGTCACTTTGATCATCTCGTCCTCTGCATTAGTcattagtaattttttaaaacatgattaccaaaaaaacatgAGCGAACAGTTTAAACGTATAGATGTGGAGAAATCGCATGTTAAACCAAGACCAGCCCATTTAATTTATGtccagcttttttttttcttccgttCCATGCAAATACGTTGGAAATATGCAGTTATCAGTGGGTTTTGAAGCATTCTAAGACATAACGTGAACGTAACATCAATTATCAGTGGACGTGACTACTGACATACCAATTGTTGATATTGATCTCATCTTGCAGCAACAAAATGATGAAACAGTCACAGGAAGTCTCCCTACAACTTCTGTTAGTGTGCCTCATGTTAACTCTCAACCAGAGTTGAACATGAACATTCAGGATGTTCCACGCTTGCACTCGGACTTGATAGCGGATTCTCAGGAACCATATGTTTCTACACATGCCCCTATGGAATGCCAAGATATTCAAGTCTCAACGATCACCACTAGTTCCTCTACCCCACAGGTTCAAGAGGATAACCAAATAGCATCGCCAACTTTAGCCAAGATTTTATCGCCATTAGTAGATATTGAATCTACTCCGATTTCAGCATCTATTATGGAGACTTCTCCATCCAACATTATCAACAAGGAGGTCCAAAATTGTTGATCCTTTACACACATTGGCTCAAGCAAGTGGATTTGAGAGTCCTTCTCGGTTCACTGCGTTAGGTGATGTGGAAGAGGCCCCAGATGAACCAATGAGCTCGCTCGGTTTGACAAGGGGTTTGAGGGAGATTAGACCTCCTAAAAAGTTCCAAGATTTGGAATGGAAAACTGCACGAGGGAGAGGTAAGCGCGGCTGTCGCGGCCGTGGTAACACTCGCTAGTAgctctttttcatttcttttttggttttgacTCTCTCATGCCTTGAATGTTTCATAGGTTTGAGATGTTATTCGTCATGAATTGTATTCGTGCAAATTTTTTCTCAGTATAAGGTCTACAACCTTATCATGTaaacgtttttattttaattgaaagccctttgttaaaaaaaaaatatcaattatcAATAGTTTATGATTAGTCACAGAAGAGGTAACGTTCCATTTATCGGATGAATCTTTTCACAGCTCCAATACATCCCTCGCATGACCTAGCCACTCAGAGAACAAAGGAATACAACAGAAAACAGAAAAACTAAGTTAGCGCAACCGTACAACAAAGTTTTTACAAGAACATTTATTAATAAGCATATCACATTGCTTTCGATCTAAAAGAGTTGTGTTCTGTATATTTTTCTCATATTGTAATTGCTTCTTCTttatattaaatacaaaatatttgaaaaaaaaattgcttgCTTTAATTCATACTTGATTAATAAAAACTTTGAAAGTGATAttagtaatatatatgttttaccgCCGTCGCATTAGAGCATTATTATCAGGGTCTCTCAAGTGGGTTGTTGAAATTAATTGtgattagaaaaaataaaaattacctaTTTATCATAAAGACGTCGCTTAGAGCACTTGCAATAGTCATGCCCACATTGGACCAACTTACCCAACCAAATTTTCCctcacccaaccaaatgacttctCCTCTTCAAAGTttcgaacctcttgaatcacttgaataaaagtcttcactcacccaaccaaatgacttggaccaacttaccatttgcaagaattcacctgatgttttgtgcttaatgaatgtgagagttggttgatttgaatgtgtggatgcatgatgatgagtgtagggataaAAAGAGTTCAGATagacctagagaagctagagtgtaataagagagtgtgctcgtgctggattagatgttgaatcgagtactagttgtgtttcttttggctatgagctcccaccttcaaacctctctccctatgagttctagaaagttcacttgtggacaagtaaaagaacaagtttgggggagttgatatcttgcatatttccattatcttatccattcatccatgcaTTTTGAtcactaggatttagccatgtttaggttacattctgcatacatgagtctctatctgccacatggagttcctggagcGAGCTGTGATTAGAGCGACGAGCACTCTGACCAGCCCAGAGACTATCTCGTCactccagccagagcgacctaccggagcgacgccatgaactcgctcgccctatacgcttcggagcgacctcatagagcgacaaggcgaagtcgctccagctcctagagcgaccAGTTCAGAGCGATaaggcgaagtcgctccagctcctagagcgacctcaccacagcgaccagttcagagcgacacagccaggtcgctcgcgaggaacgacccgggagcgacgtcttcggagcgacacagccaggtcgctcgcgaagaaacgacccgggagcgacctctcgcagcgacgtgccgaggtcgctccacgtctatttgtttggccgaattcatgttttctcaagggccttttggtcatttcattatgcacgtttttattttctaaacctatgttttaatactctgtaagccaccaggaggcagaGCTATCTTTGTTCtgaagaaaaccaccaaaaaccttgaaaaaggggatctctttgattcattgatcagatgttctactgttgatttctattctattatctgtattttctctaaatgattaatctgaaatctaatatgggtttaagaggaatcatggagattagtgagtaatcactttttgaattcatgggttagggagattaagggtgattaggttagttctaggatgttttagtgtagatcattcttgttccttgctagtagagtattcttaatgcatcttctgagttggcaactcaaaagttgatcaataggcatttcctacccgaaaggtgtttgatgaaatgcctgagacaactctcctaggcttttagtatactttgccaaagacatttgttgttaaagatgctaagatagctaatagacttgttagtaatgattgctttcatattattcaaccaaagacatttgatgtttgagatatgttagcaaatgagcattcatctagacatagagctcgcttagaattgtgtctaggcttaaggttgatagtttgattgatcgtttgacatccttagttcgatacttgatcacccaaggtctaatccctctGCCCATGatttctcttttcctttagtcaagaaagtatcattctgttattgctttctagttttagtcatagcttaaaacccatctaaatcattggttgcacttagattaagtgagtacttgcattctcagtgctttgatatccctcagaactggttcgacaatcactatactacaacatttgtcttaggagccttgaaaactcctaacatcatctcttaacttttaactaaaaaaactaagaatcggttcttaaaattcttatttaagagccggttcttagcttttttagttaaaagttaagagacgggtttttatattccgctaagaactccacCTTAAGAACCcccgataatcatgctcttagagcatcattatcgcaCAAACCCTAAATggatttcttatttatttatttttttcgtttttgtctgattaaaaaaaaataaaaaagaatcaatcgtgggccgccacgtgtcagtgggtcCCGCGAACAGTTGAAAAAACCCACCGAAAACGTCTCTTATTTGGCGACTTGGGCATacgatttttgttattttgtgcCCCTCTTGTACTTTTTGCTTAAGAGACCTTTTTTTTACagggataaagatgctctaagatgattttattttttaccaaCATAATTGATAACCTACCCTTTTCTTGTCTTAAAATTGTTCTTTTtgttcacatatatatatatatatatatatatattcattcacTCTTGTTTTTCAGGCTCCACTCTGAGAAAGCATCCCTTGCATGAGAAAGGCCAAAGATCACCAGAAAGGTTGGATACTCTGTCATGTATCTTTTTTCTGATCCTTATCTTTGTGTTGGATATGTATTTACTATTTAGCTGTCTTGTTCTTTTTTGTGTTGGATATGCCGTCGCAGTGAAAGACTTGATATCCAGAAAATAGGGTGGGGCACATGCCACACCCTCTAATACACTAACACTGGGACTGCCCCTGGTtttgatcttcttttttttttcatatttcccGTGAGAACAATGACAAG contains these protein-coding regions:
- the LOC125580366 gene encoding probable F-box protein At5g47300, producing MMRKNTLKMSDLPCDLIEEILCRVPATSLRHLRSTCKQWNLLFNNRRFTRKHFDKSPKQLMTLMLNESMVCSTRVNLNGVPEVTSELSLVDPLYSSLIDHEFDIYEVFHCDGLLLCINEDNTRLVVWNPCTSQARWIQPKTRVSSHALGSYHGNSYKVLSYHPDFAIFENNSNSWRSLDITPDCTIEDSEQFMSLKGKTYWFACDKKDERPISIFLLSFDYTSETFERLRLPCQSFLYETMSMSVVREEKLSVLLQRDYTSRTEIWVTNKIGETKEVSWSMFLALDYSPAGLHLRDTVSFLVEEEKKVIVCCDRYLEDEFHGKKLIHIVGEQNLVREFDFGEAKQCPILFNYVPSLTQIHQGVGVGGKRKRDTINGQYAGRWSKLFYRV